The following is a genomic window from Janibacter sp. DB-40.
CCGCCCACGCCAGCACGAACGACCCGGACAGCACCGACCCCTTCGCCCTCGCCCGGGACGCCGCGGCGACCATCGCCGAGCGCTCCGGCGTCGACACGCACGACGTCGCGCTCGTCCTGGGCTCCGGGTGGGGCCAGGCCGCCGACCTCGTCGGGGAGACCCGGGCCGTCTTCGACCAGGCCGACGTGCCCGGCTTCGCCGCGGCCGCGGTCGCCGGACACTCCGGGCAGGTGCGGTCGGTCGAGATCGCCGGTACCGGGCGTCGCGCACTCGTCTTCGGCACCCGGACCCACTTCTACGAGGGGCGTGGCGTGCGGGCCGTCGTCCACGCCGTGCGCACCGCCGCCGCCGCCGGCTGCCGGGCGATCGTGCTGACCAACGGGTGCGGCGGCCTGCGGCCCGAGTGGGCGCCGGGCACCCCGGTGCTCATCAGCGACCACCTCAACCTCACCGCGACGTCACCGATCGAGGGGGCGAACTTCGTCGACCTCACCGACCTCTACAGCCCCCGGCTGCGCGACCTCGCCCGCGAGGTCGACCCCTTGCTCGGTGAGGGCGTGTACGCGCAGTTCCGGGGCCCGCACTACGAGACGCCGGCCGAGGTGCGCATGGCCGGGGTCCTCGGCGCCGACCTCGTCGGCATGAGCACCACCCTCGAGGCCATCGCTGCACGCGAGGTGGGGCTCGAGGTCCTGGGTGTCTCGCTGGTGACCAACCAGGCCGCCGGCATCAGCGGCTCCCCGCTGGCCCACGACGAGGTGGTCGCCACCGGCCAGGCGTCCGCCGACCGGTGCGGACGCCTGCTCGCGGACATCGTCGGCCGGATCTGAGGGGCGTCGTGCAGGAGACCGGACGCCACGGGACGGCCCTCGCCGACGACCTCGTCGAGGCCGCGCGCGAGTGGGCGGCGGACGACCCCGACCCCGAGACCCGGGCCGAGCTGGAGGCGCTCGTCACCGCCGTCGAAGGCGGTGTCCTGAGGTGCGACGGAGCGGGTCCCACGTTCCGCGTGGGCGCCTCGAAGGGGTGACCCCGCCGCCCGCGCCGACCTCACCGAGCGCTTCGGTGGGCTGCTGCAGTTCGGCACCGCCGGCCTGCGCGGCGCCCTCGGCGCCGGTCCGCACCGGATGAACCGCGCTGTGGTCATCCGGGCGGCCGCGGGGCTGGTGGCCCACCTCAAGGAGGCGACCGACACCCCCTTCGTCGTCATCGGACGGGACGCGCGGTACAAGTCCGAGGCCTTCGCCACGGACACGGCTGCCGTCGTCACCGCCGGCGGTGGACGGGCGGTCCTGCTGCCGGAGCCGCTGCCGACCCCGGTGCTCGCCTTCGCCGTCCGCCACCTCGGTGCGGACGCCGGCGTCATGGTCACGGCCAGCCACAACCCGCCGCAGGACAACGGCTACAAGGTTTATCTCGGCGACGGCAGCCAGATCGTGCCACCGGTCGACGGGCAGATCGCCGCGCAGATCGAGCGCGTCGCGTCCGTCGCCTCGGTGCCGCGCGCCGAGTCGGGGTGGGCGGAGCTCGGCGAGGAGGTCGTCGAGGCCTACCTCGAGGCGATCAGCGCCGTCGTCGCCCCCGACACGCCCCGTGACGTGACGATCCTCCACACCGCCCTCCACGGTGTCGGCGACTCGACCGTGCAGCGGGCCTTCGCTCGCGCCGGTTTCCCCGAGCCGCAGCGGGTGGCCAGCCAGGCCGACCCGGACCCCGACTTCCCCACGGTCAGCTTCCCCAACCCGGAGGAGGACGGCGCCCTCGACCTCGCCCTCGCGCAGGCAGCGGAGACCTCACCGGATCTCGTCATCGCCAACGACCCCGACGCCGACCGGTGTGCCGTGGCCGTCCCGGACGCCGGCGGCTGGCGCCTGCTGCGCGGCGACGAGCTCGGCGTCCTGCTCGCCTCGCACCTGATCATGCGCGGCGTCCCCGACGGACGTCGGATGGCGAACTCGATCGTCTCCTCCCGCCTGCTCGCCGCCATGTGCGCGCAGTCCGGGGTGGCGCACGAGGAGACGCTCACCGGGTTCAAGTGGATCGCCCGCGTCCCGGGCCTCTACTACGGCTACGAGGAGGCGCTGGGCTACTGCGTCGCGCCGGACCTCGTCCGCGACAAGGACGGGATCTCCGCGGCTCTGCTCATCGCGGAGCTCGCCGCGATCCTCAAGGCCGAGGGGAGGAGCCTGCTGTCGGTCCTCGACGACCTGCACACCCAGCTCGGGGTGCACGCCACCGATGCCTTCTCGGTCCGGGTCACCGACCTCGCCGACCTGGGCGTGCTCATGACCCGCCTGCGGGAGGACCCACCTGCGCAGCTCGCCGGCTCACCGGTCACCCGGGCGGACGATCTCTCGCTCGGCGACGGCCAGCTGCCACCCACGGACGGGTTGCGCTACCTCCTCGCCGACGCGACGCGGATCATCGTGCGCCCGTCCGGCACCGAGCCGAAGCTCAAGGTCTACCTCGAGGCGATCGAGCCCGTCGCGGAGCCTGCCGACCTGGCACCCGCCCGTGAGCGGGCTGCCGAGCGACTGGGGCGGGTGCGCGCGGCCATGGCGGAGATCACCGCCCTGCGCTGAGGTCTCGAGGCTCGACCGCAGTGCGGACTCGCACCTCGACCAGCGCGTCATCGAGGGGTCGTTAGACTCACCCCCCGTGACCGCGCCCGACCAGACCGCAGGCCCCGGACGCGTCGTCGTCCTGGCAGGGCCGAGCGGCTCCGGCAAGTCGCGCCTCGCCGACCGCCTGCACCGGCGGTACGGCTGGCCGGTGGTTCGCCTCGACGACTTCTACCGCGACCACGACGACCCGGGACTCCCCCGCAGCGAAGAGCTGGGGATGGTCGACTGGGACCACCCCGACAGCTGGAACCAGGAGGCTGCAGTCGCCTCGCTGGCACGACTCCTGGAGGTCGGCCGGGAGTCGATGCCCCTCTACGACATCGCCACCTCCCGGGTGACGGCTGAGCACACCGTGACCGCCCGGCCGGACGACCTCGTCGTCGCGGAGGGCATCTTCGCCGCGGAGGCGGTCCCGGCGCTCCGCGAGGCCGGGCTGCTGCACTCCGCCTGGTGCATCCGCCACCGTCGGTGGCACACGTTCTTCCTGCGCCTGGCCCGCGACCTCGCCGAGCGGCGCAAGCCACCGTTGACGCTGCTCCGTCGTGGCCTGGTGCTCACGCGTGACGAGCCCCGGGTGGTCGCGCGCCACCTCGCCCTTGGCGCCCGTGAGGCGTCGCCCGCGCAGGCCGAGCAGATGCTCGCCGGGGCCTGAGGTCGTCCGGTGTCGCAGACGAGGTACCTCACGATCGCCCGCGACGGCGAGGCGGAGATCGAGGTGAAGCGCTCACGCTTCCGCTGCACGCTCGTGCGGGTGGAGACCGAGGAGGCGGCACGCGCGGTCGTCGAACGGCTGCGCAAGGAGCACTGGCAGGCACGTCACCACTGCTCGGCGTTCGTGATCGGCCCCGGTGGCGGGCTCCACCGGTCGTCCGACGACGGCGAGCCCGCAGGGACCGCCGGCGCGCCGATGGTCGAGGTGCTGCGCGGGCACGACGTCAGCGACGTCGTCGCAGTCGTCACCCGGTGGTTCGGCGGGGTTCTCCTGGGCGCGGGCGGGCTCGTGCGGGCCTATGGTGACGCCGTTCGGGCCGGGCTGGACTCCGTGGGTACCCTGCCGCGATCGTTGGTCCTCGAGCACGAGCTGGTCGTCTCCCACGCCGAGGCCGGCCGCATCGAGAACGAGCTGCGCTCCCGCGGGGTCCTCCTCCTCGAGACGACCTACGCCACCGACGTGACCCTCCGGCTCGGCGTCCCTGCAGAGCAGGCAGTCGGACTCGCGCCCGCGGTGTCGGAGCTCACCGCCGGCACCGGTCGTCTGGTCGACGTGGGTTCACGCTGGGTCGATGAGTGTCCCTGACGACCGTAGGGTTGACGTATGACGCGTCCCCCCTTCGCCCCCGGCAGCACCCTGACCGTCCAGGACGTCGCCGACCTCATCGACCACGCCCTGCTCAAGCCCGAGCTGACGCCGGACGAGGTGGCTGCCTCGGTCCGCGAGCTGGCAGCCCACCGTATCTGGAGCGTGTGCGTCCGGCCGAGCGACGTGGCCCTGGCCGGGGCCACGATCGCGGAGGTCGACGGCAGTCCCACCCGGGTGTGCACCGTCATCGGATTCCCCCACGGGACCACCTCCACGGCCGCCAAGGTCGCCGAGTCGCGTCAGGCCCTCGCCGACGGCGCGACCGAGCTGGACATGGTGCTGAACATCGGGCGGCTGCGCGGTGGGGACGTCACGGCGGTGCGCGACGACATCGCCGCGGTCGTCGAGGTCGGGCACGAGGCCGGCGCGCTCGTCAAGGTCATCCTCGAGACGGCGCTGCTCGACGACGAGGCCAAGGTCGAGGCCTGCCGGGCCAGCGCGGAGGCGGGCGCGGACTTCACCAAGACGTCCACGGGCTTCGCCCGTGGTGGTGCCACCCTCGCCGACGTCGCCCTCATGCGGTCACACACACCGGAGCGCATGGAGGTCAAGGCCTCCGGCGGGGTCCGGGACATCCCGACCCTGCTGGCGATGCTCGCGGAGGGCGTCACGCGGATCGGCACCTCGAGCACGGTGAAGCTGCTCGCGGAGGCAGGCGATCTCGGGTCCTCGGCCATGGTCGTCCCCGAGCCGGGATGGGTGGGGGACGTAGCCGCTGAGGGCTACTGACGCCATCGCGACCTCACGTCGATCTTCACGCTTGGACCACGGTATGCCGTAGGCCAAGTGCAGACATCGACGTCACCCCTGGCGCGAGACCGCGGTTGAAGGTGAACGTGCGGATGATTCGTCGGCGCGTTCGCCTCCACTCCGTCAGCTGGTGGCGCCAGCCGCCGCGTAGGCGGGCTTGATCGTCCCCTCGATCAGCTCGAGACGCTCGTCGAAGGGGAGGAAGGCCGACTTCATCGCATTCGTCGTGACCCACCGCAGGTCGTCGAGCGTCCAGCCGGCCTCGGTGACGAGCGCGAGCATCTCCTTCGTCATCGACGTGTCCGACATCAGTCGGTTGTCGGTGTTGAGCGTCACCCGGTAGCGCAACCTCGTCAGGAGCGTGACCGGGTGCGCGGCGATGGACGGGGCGGCACCCGTCTGCACGTTGCTGTGCGGGCACATCTCGAGCGGCACGCGCGTGTCCCGGACGAACGCCGCCAGCCGCCCCAGCCGCAGCACGGACGGGTCCTCGCCGGCGGCCCGGTTCGCCGCGAGCGGGTCGTCGGTGACCGTGCCGTCGCCGAAGCCGATGTCGTCGACGATCCGCACCCCGTGCCCGAGCCGGTCGGCTCCACACCACTGCAGCGCCTCCCAGATGCTCGGCAGACCGAAGGCCTCACCGGCGTGGATCGTGAAGTGGGCGTTCTCCCGTCGGAGGTACTCGAAGGCATCCAGGTGCCGGCTCGGCGGGTGTCCTGCCTCGGCGCCGGCGATGTCGAAGCCGGCGACGCCGAGGTCCCGGTACCGCACCGCGAGCTCGGCGATCTCCCGGGACTTGGCCGCGTGCCGCATCGCCGTCAGCAGGCTCCGCACGACGATCGGGTGACCTTCGGCGGCCGCCTGCTCCTCGCCCTCGCGGAAGCCGGCCGCCACCTCCTCGACGACCTGCTCCAGGCTCAGACCCTCTTCGAGGTGCTGCTCCGGGGCGTAGCGCGACTCGGCGTAGACGACCCCGTCACGCGCCAGGTCGAGCACGGACTCCCGCGCCACCCGGCGCAGGGCCGACGCGGTCTGCATGACGCCCACGGTGTGGGCGAAGGTCTCCAGGTAGCGCTCGAGGGAGCCGGAGTCGGCGGACTCGCGGAACCACCGGGCCAGTCCCCCGGCGGTGCGATCCGCGCCGCTCACCGGCAGCTCGTGCCCCACCTCGTCGGCGATCTCGAGGACGGTGGCGGGCCGGACGCCCCCGTCCAGGTGGTCGTGGAGGACGACCTTGGGAAGGGCCCTGATCGTCCGCTCGTCGAGGCTCATCCCTCCTCCTCCCGGTGGACCGTGTCCGGGGCGAAGGCCGGCGTGCAGATCGCGACGTACTCGGCGCCGTCGGCGCCGGTGGAGTACCGCACCCGCTCCCCCGCCCTGGTGACGATGCTCTGTCCCGCCGCGACGGTGGTCGTGCCACCGTCGTGCTCGACGAGGACCGTCCCGGCGACGACGAGCGTGACCTCGTCGAACTCCGGACGCTGGGCCGGCTCGGACCAGCCCGCTGGTGCGGTCATGTGGGCGACCGACATCGCATCGGTACCCGTGGCCACCCGGCCGACGTGCTCGGCGATGACCTTGCCACCCGGTACGTCGATGATCGAGGGGGTGGAATTGAGCTGGGGCACGAGTAATCAGTCCTTCGTCGCAGTGATCCGGTCGAGCACGACCGACCGTGGGGGCGGGGCCACGTCGCTGATCCGCCACGTCCCCTCCACGGCCTCGCGGGCCCGGGCGAAGCGCTGCGGGGTGTCGGTGTGCAGGGTCATCAGCGGGTCACCGCGACGGACTCGGTCCCCGGGTCGCGCATGGAGCTCGACGCCGGCGGCGGCCTGCACCGGGTCCTCCTTGCGGGCGCGGCCGGCTCCGAGGCGCCAGGCAGCGAGCCCGACGGCGAAGGCGTCGACGTGATCGAGGTGGCCGTCGGCGTCCGCGGTGATCGTCTCGGTCTCCGCGGCGGTCGGCAGGGGTGCGTCGGGGTCCCCGCCCTGGGCCGAGATCATCCGTCGCCAGACGTCCATCGCGCGACCGTCGGAGAGCGCGGCCCGCAGCTCGTCGGCCCCCACCTCGCGACCGGCCGCCCGGGTCATCTCGTCGGCGATGGCCACGGTCAGCTCGACCACGTCCTGCGGTCCCCCTCCGGAGAGCACCTCCAGGGCCTCGCGGACCTCGAGGCCGTTGCCCGCGGTCAGCCCGAGCGGGACGGACATGTCGGTGATCAGGGCGACGGTGTTCACCCCTGCATCGGTGCCGAGGTCGACCATGGTGCTGGCCAGCTCGGTGGCGTCCTCGCGCGTCTTCATGAACGCACCCGATCCGACCTTGACGTCGAGGACGAGCGAGCCGGTGCCCTCGGCGATCTTCTTGCTCATGATGGAGCTCGCGATGAGCGGGATGGCTTCGACCGTCCCGGTGACGTCCCGGAGTGCGTAGAGCTTCTTGTCGGCCGGGGCGAGCCCCGCACCGGCGGCGCAGATGACGGCTCCGACGTCCTCGAGCTGGGCAAGCATCGCCTCGTTGGACAGGTCCGCGCGCCAGCCGGGGATCGCCTCGAGCTTGTCGAGGGTGCCTCCCGTGTGACCGAGCCCCCGCCCGGAGAGCTGGGGCACCGCGACATCGAAGACGGCGACCAGCGGCGCGAGCGGAAGGGTGATCTTGTCCCCCACCCCACCCGTGGAGTGCTTGTCGGCGGTCGGGCGGCTCAGCGAGGTGAAGTCCATCCGCTCGCCGCTGTCGATCATCGCCGCGGTCCAGCGCGCGATCTCCACGCGCGTCATGCCGTTGAGCAGGATGGCCATGGCGAGCGAGGACATCTGCTCGTCGGCGACCACGCCGCGGGTGTAGGCATCGACCACCCAGTCGATCTGCGCGTCGCTCAGCTCACCCCGGTCACGCTTGGTACGGATGACGTCGACGACGTCGTGCTGCTCCACCGGATCGCTCACGGCGCTCCCTTCGTCAGATCGTCGGGCCCGAAGGCCTGCGGCAGGATCTCGGCGAGGGAGAGGTCCCCCTCCGGGGTGCGGATGAGGCACCCGGCTCCCCCGTGCTCCCACAGCAGCTGGCGACACCGCCCGCACGGCATGAGCGTCTCACCCCGCGCATCGACGCACCAGACGGCGACGAGCCGGCCACCGCCGGAACGGACCAGGTCACTGACCAGGCCGCACTCGGCACACAGGCCCACGGCGTACGACGCGTTCTCGACGTTGCAGGCGCTGAGCAGCCGGCCGTCCGCGGCCAGGCCGGCGACCCCGACCGGGAAGCCGGAGTACGGGGCGTACGCGCGCTCCATGGCCTCGACTGCCGCCGCGTGCAGCTGCTGCCACCGGTCCTCGGTCGGGGACGCCACCACGTCAGTGTCCTTCGCCTCGCCGGTAGACGCGACCGTTGGCCGCAGGCATCCGTAGTCGTTGGCTGGCGAAGGCCAGGACGAGCAGGGTCGTCAGGTGCGGGGCGAACCGGGTGAAGTCTCCGGGGATGGTGTCGGTGACCACCCACAGGAGCACCACGCCGATGCCCACCAGGACGGCCACGCTGCCCTGGACGAGTCGCTGACGGCGCGTGATCTGCCAGATGCCGATGGCGAGCAGCAGCACGCCGACGAGGAGCAGCAGGGCGTGGATGGACTCCCCGCCACCGCGCAGCTGCAGGGCGTCGATGTAGCCGAAGAGCCCGGAGCCCATGAGGACGCCTCCGGGGCGCCAGTTGCCGAAGATCATGGCCGCGAGGCCGATGTAGCCACGGCCCCCGGTCTGGTCCTCGCGGTAGGCGCTCGAGGCGACCATCGCCAGGAAGCCACCACCGAGACCGGCGAGGCCACCGGAGGCGGTGACGGCGATGTACTTGTACAGGTAGACGTTGACACCGAGGGTCTCCGCGGACGCCGGGGACTCACCGCAGCTGCGCACCCGCAGGCCGAAGGGGGTGTGCCACAGCACCCACCAGGTGCCCAGGAAGAGCAGCAGCGCGATCACGGTGAGCACGGAGAGATCGGTGGTCAGCCCGCGCACCAGCGCGGCGACGTCGGAGACGAAGAACCACCCGTGCTCCTCGATCGCACCGAGCGTCCCCGAGAGTCCGGGAATGCTCATCTCCGGCAGCTCCGGCAGCGGCGGGGACTGCACGTCGCTGCCGCCCTCGAGCTCGCCGAAGAAGCGGGCCGCGAGGAAGCTGGCCGCCCCGAGCGCCACGATGTTCAGCGCGACACCGGAGACGATGTGGTCCACGCCGAAGGTGACGGTGGCCAGCGCGTGCACGAGACCACCGAGTGCTCCGCACACCATGGCACCGACGACACCCATCCAGGGTCCGCCGTGGATGGCGCCGAAGGCCGCGCCCCACGTCCCGAGGATCATCATGCCCTCGAGACCGATGTTGATGACGCCCGCCCGCTCGGACCACAGGCCACCCAGACCGGCGAGAGCGAGCGGCATGGCCCAGGCCAGGGCTGCGCCGATCGTCCCCGCGGAGAAGATGTCGTCCTTGCCGGTGATCTCGCGCACCATCGCGATGACCACGATCGCCGCTGACAGGGCCAGCGGCCAGGCCCAGAAGGGGACGCGTCGTCCCCGCGCGACGGGGGCCGTCCCCGGCTTCGGTGCGCGCACGATCGTGCTCATGACGAGGCTCCTTCCGCCGTGACGACCGCATCGAGCTGGCGGGTGACCTGCTTCTGCTCCAGCCGCTGCTCGAACCGGTGGACGACCTCGTAGGCGATGACGACCGCCAGCAGGATCACGCCCTGGATGATGTAGACGAGCGCCGGCGAGACCCCCGCCATGAGCTGCAGACCGTCGGATGCCTTCTCCAACCATGCCCAGAGCAGGGCCGCGAAGGCCATGCCCACCGCGTGGTTGCGCCCGAGCAGTGCGACACCGATGCCGATGAAGCCGACCCCCTCCTGGAAGTTCATCCCGTAGCTGTGGTCAGCACCGAAGAACGCCGGCATCCCGATGAGCCCGGCCACGGCACCCGAGCCGATCATCGCGAAGAGCACCATGCGCGGGACCTTCACACCGCTCGCGACCGCTGCCGTCTCGGACTCACCGGTGGCGCGCACGTCGAAACCGAGGCGGGTGCGGTTGACGACGAACCAGTAGACGATGCCGACGATCACGGCGAGGACCAACAGGGTGTACACGAGGTTGGGTGCATCCGGGACGAGCGGTAGCCCCTCGAGCTGGCTCGACTCCGGGATCGTCCTCGTGTTGCGGGTGTTGCTGCCCTCGGCGCGAAGACCCCAGGTGCGCAGGCCCCAGCCGACGAGGCCCGCCGAGATCATGTTGAGCATGATCGTCGAGATCACCTCGGAGACACCGCGCGTGACCTTCAGCCATCCGGCGATCCCGGCCCAGAGGCCGCCCACGGCCATCGCGACGAGCATCGCCATGACGATGTTCAGCGGGCCCGGCAGGAAGGCCTGGCCGGCGAAGATCGCCGCCGCGAAGGTGGCGAGGCGGTACTGGCCGTCGACACCGATGTTGAACAGCTTCATCTTGAAGCCGATGGCGACTGCGACGGCCGCGATGTAGTACGTGATGGCGCTGTTGAAGGTGTTGACGAGGGTGCGCGGCCTCGGCTCGGACAGCAGCGTCTGCCACACGAGCCCGACGGGGTCACCGACGGCGACGAGCACGATCGACGTGACGACGAAGGCCACGACCACCGCGAGCAGTGGTGCCGAGAGGTTGAGCGCCAGACGGCGCGCGGAGAGCTTCACGATGCGTCCTTCCCGGCTCCGGTCATCGCGCTGCCCAGCTGCTGGCTGGTGACGGCGTCCGGGTCGAAGTCAGCGGTGAGCCGTCCGCGCAGGATGACCCGGATCGTGTCCGAGAGCCCGATGAGCTCCTCCAGGTCGGCGCTGATGAGCAGCACGGCGAGTCCCTCCCTGCGCGCCTCGCGGATGAGGTCCCAGATCGCCGCCTGGGCGCCGACGTCGACGCCACGGGTCGGGTGGCTGGCGATGAGGACCTTTGGGCGGTGGCTCATCTCGCGACCGATGATGAGCTTCTGCTGGTTGCCCCCGGAGAGCGACCCGGCCGTGACGTGGATGCTCGGGGTGCGCACGTCGTACTCCGACACGATGCGCTCGGTGTCCGTCCGCGCGGCCTTGGGCGTGAGGATCCCGCGTGCGGAGGAGGGTGCCTCGGTCTGGTGACCCAGCATCCGGTTCTCCCACAGCGGGGCGTCCAGGAGGAGGCCCTGGCGGTGCCGGTCCTCGGGGATGTAGCCGACGCCGGCCTCGCGGATGCGGCGGACGTCCCAGTCGGAGATGTCGGTGCCCTCCAGGGTGATCCGGCCGGCGGAGGGGTCACGCATGCCCATGAGCACCTCGACCAGCTCCGCCTGCCCGTTGCCCTCCACCCCGGCGATACCGAGGACCTCGCCGGCCCGGATGCGCAGGGTCACGTCCTCCAGGAGGGTGCGCCCCTGACCGGGAAGGGTGACCCCCTCGGCCTCGAGGACGACCCGGTCGGTGACCGTCGAGGCCTCGCTCTCGGGCGTCGGCAGCTCGCTACCGACCATCAGCTCGGCCAGCCGGCGGGCGGTCACGTCGCCGGGAAGCACGGTGTCGACCGTGGTCCCGCGACGGACCACGGTGATCCGGTCGGCGACGGAGAGCACCTCGTCCAGCTTGTGCGAGATGAACAGCACCGTGATGCCCTCGCGCTTCAGCTCACGCAGGTTGCCGAAGAGCTCATCGACCTCCTGCGGGACGAGCACCGCGGTCGGCTCGTCGAGGATGATGGTGCGGGCGCCGCGGTAGAGGACCTTGAGGATCTCCACGCGCTGGCGCGCGCCGACCCCCAGGTCCGCGACGAGGGCGGTGGAGTCGATGCCGAGGCCGTACTCACGGGAGATGCGTTCGATCTCGGCACGGGCCGCCGCACCGATCCCGTGCAGCTTCTCCGCCCCCAGGACGACGTTCTCGGTGACGGTGAGGTTGTCCGCGAGCATGAAGTGCTGGAAGACCATGCCGACGCCGTGCTTGATCGCATCGGCCGGGCTGTGCAGCGAGACCTTCTCGCCGCTGATCCGGATGGTGCCCTCGTCGGGGCGCTGCACCCCGTAGAGGATCTTCATCAGGGTCGACTTGCCCGCCCCGTTCTCGCCGACGATCGCGTGCACCGTCCCCCGTGCCACGGCGAAGGAGACGTCGTGGTTGGCGACCACGCCGGGGAACCGCTTGGTGATGCCGTCGACCTCGACGGCCGGCTCCCCGCCGGGTACGTCGGTGGACGAAGGGGGGTCCGGGACGGTCGTGCTCATGGTGCCTCCGTGGTGCGTCTGCGACGTCCTGTCGCAGGCGAAGGGTAGCTGCCGACATGCCGCGGGTCCGGTCACGCGCCGTGCACGTGACCGGACCCGGGGTCAGTCGATCTGCGTCACTTGGACGGGACGGTGATCTCCCCGTCGATGATCTGCTGCTTGTACTTGTCCAGCTGGTCGGTGATGTCGTCGATCTTGCCACCGGTGGTGGAGTACGAGACGCCACCGTCCTTCAGGTTGAACTCGACCAGGCCGGAGGTGTCCTCGCCCTCGGTGGCCGCCTTCAGGTAGTCGAAGACCGCGACGTTCACGTTCTTGACCATGGAGGTGATGATGACGTCCTGGACGTCCTCCTCGGCCGTCATGGCCTGGTCGGAGTCGACGCCGATGGCCATCTTCTTGTTCTCCTTGGCGGCCTCGAAGAGACCGGCCCCGGAGCCACCCGCCGCGTGGTAGATCACGTCGGCGCCCTTGTCGTACATGCCCTCCGCGGCCGTCTTGCCCGCGGCGGGGTCGGCGAAGCCGGAGCCGTCCTCGGCGAGGTACGTCGTCTGGATGTCGATGTCCTCGTCGACCTCCTTGGCGCCCGCCTTGAAGCCCGCCTCGAACTTGTTGATCAGCGGCACGTCGGTGCCACCGATGAAGCCGACCTTTCCGCTCTTGGACTTCAGCGCAGCG
Proteins encoded in this region:
- a CDS encoding BMP family ABC transporter substrate-binding protein gives rise to the protein MKAASIMSVAAVALTACGGSSSQEETSASESGSDVKACLAYDVGGRGDQSFNDSAAKGLDQAKDELGIETEEVEASQGENDAAREDRLNQLVDVGCTNIIGVGYIYATAIGNAAKDNPDVNFAIIDDASDASKGDNIAQLVFAEHEGSFLVGAAAALKSKSGKVGFIGGTDVPLINKFEAGFKAGAKEVDEDIDIQTTYLAEDGSGFADPAAGKTAAEGMYDKGADVIYHAAGGSGAGLFEAAKENKKMAIGVDSDQAMTAEEDVQDVIITSMVKNVNVAVFDYLKAATEGEDTSGLVEFNLKDGGVSYSTTGGKIDDITDQLDKYKQQIIDGEITVPSK
- a CDS encoding ABC transporter ATP-binding protein, producing the protein MSTTVPDPPSSTDVPGGEPAVEVDGITKRFPGVVANHDVSFAVARGTVHAIVGENGAGKSTLMKILYGVQRPDEGTIRISGEKVSLHSPADAIKHGVGMVFQHFMLADNLTVTENVVLGAEKLHGIGAAARAEIERISREYGLGIDSTALVADLGVGARQRVEILKVLYRGARTIILDEPTAVLVPQEVDELFGNLRELKREGITVLFISHKLDEVLSVADRITVVRRGTTVDTVLPGDVTARRLAELMVGSELPTPESEASTVTDRVVLEAEGVTLPGQGRTLLEDVTLRIRAGEVLGIAGVEGNGQAELVEVLMGMRDPSAGRITLEGTDISDWDVRRIREAGVGYIPEDRHRQGLLLDAPLWENRMLGHQTEAPSSARGILTPKAARTDTERIVSEYDVRTPSIHVTAGSLSGGNQQKLIIGREMSHRPKVLIASHPTRGVDVGAQAAIWDLIREARREGLAVLLISADLEELIGLSDTIRVILRGRLTADFDPDAVTSQQLGSAMTGAGKDAS